The following DNA comes from Pseudomonadota bacterium.
AAAGCTTCCCGGGGCAGCAAGTTTCGGCAATCCGGTGGATGTTCTGGGCGATGCCGATCCGGAACGATATGTCGCGGCGCTCATCGCCGCCCAGGATGATCCGGAAGTTGACGCGATCATCATTATCCTGACCCCCCAGGCGATGACCAGGGCTGCCGATACCGCCCGCGCCATTGCCGAAAACCTGAAGGGTGACAAGCCGGTTCTGGTGTCATTCATGGGCGGCCATGCGGTGATGCCGGGTCGTGAAGAGCTTGCCGAGGCAGGGCTGCCTGATTACGAATCTCCGGAGCGGGCGGTCAACGCCCTGAAGGCGATGTATGAATATGCCTCCTGGCAGAACAGGCCGCCCCGGATTGTCACCCGTTTCCGGGTGAACCGGCGGCGGGTGGAGCGGATCATTTCCCGGCGGTTGCGGACCGGGCGTCTGCAGATCGGTGAGGTGAAGGGGAAGAACATCCTCCAGGCCTATGGCTTTCAGATCCCTGACGGACATCTGGCAACCAGTGCTGAGGAAGCGGTCGAGATCGCCGGGCGGATCGGGTACCCGGTGGCCTTGAAAATCGTCTCTCCCGATATCGTCCATAAATCCGACATGGGCGGGGTACGCTTGAATGTGGCCAATCCCGGGGGCGTCAGGGATTATTTTGACCTGATGATGATCCGGATCGGTCAGCGCGCCCCCGATGCCTGGATTGAAGGGGTGTATGTTGAAAAGATGCTCGATCCCGGCCTTGAAGTGATCATCGGCATGAGTCGTGATGCCCAGTTCGGACCGATGCTGATGTTCGGTCTGGGCGGCATTTTTGTCGAGGTGATGAAGGACGTGACCTTCCATCTGGCGCCGATCACCGAAGACGAGGCGGTGCAGATGCTCAAAGCAACCAGGTCGTATGAAATGCTCGAAGGACGACGCGGCCACAAGGGAGTGGATCTGAAGGCCATCGCCAACGGCCTGCAGCGCATCAGCCAGCTGACAACCGATTTTCCGCAGATCGCCGAACTGGACATCAACCCCTTTATTGTCGGTGAGGTCGGCAGCGACCCTTGGGTTGCCGATGTCCGCCTTACCCTGCAGCAGGTCAAAGGGGGCAAACCATGAGCACTCAGAAAGAGATGAAAAACAACCAGCCGGATTGGCAGGAAAAGTACCGGGACATGATTGCCACCCCGCTCAATGCGGTGAAAAAGATCAAGCCGGGGCAGCGGGTTTTTATCGGCACCGGCTGCGCGGAACCGGTGGAACTGGTCCGGGCCTTGACCGCCAGGGCCAACGAACTGGCCGACGTGGAAATCATCCAGCTCTTGGCCAAAGGGGAGGCGCCCTACGCCGACCGGAAGCTCGCCGACAGCTTCAACGTCAACAGCTTTTTCATCGGCACCGCCATCCGCGGCCATATCCAGGAAGGGCTTGGCGACTACACGCCGATCCTGCTCTCCGATATTCCGCGGATCTTCAGTTCCGGTCGATTGCCGCTCGATGTGGTGCTGATCCATGTGACCCCGCCGGATGTGCACGGCAAGGTGAGCCTCGGGGTGTCGGTTGATATCGTCAAGAGCGCTGCGGAAAACGGCTCGCTGGTCATTGCCCAGGTCAACCCGCAGATGCCGAGAACCATGGGTGACAGCACCATCGACATTTACGATATTGATATTCTGGTGCCGGTGGATTGTCCGATTCTGGAGCGGGGCCAGTCCGACTCCACCGAGGAAACCAGCAGAATAGGGGAATATATCGCCGCCCTGGTGGAAGACGGCTCGACGGTGGAGTTCGGTATCGGCAGGATCCCTCACGCGGTGGCTGATTTTCTGCAGGACAAGAAGGACCTCGGGATCCATACCGAGCTTTTGACCGACTCGATCATGAAGCTTATCAAATGCGGGGCGGTCAACGGCAGCAGGAAAACCACGGACCGCGGCAAGGTGGTGGCGAGCTTCAGTATGGGCAGCAAGAAATTATACGATTTTATCGACAACAATCCGATCTTCTGCTTCCGGCCCACCGAATATGTCAACGATACCCATGTGATCAGCAGGCAGCACAAGATGGTCGCGATCAATACCGCCCTGGAAATCGATCTCACCGGCCAGGTGTGTGCGGACTCCCTCGGGGAAAAATTCTACTCGGGGATCGGCGGCCAGGTGGACTTTAATCGCGGGGCCTCCCGCAGTAAAAACGGCAAGGCCATTATCGCCCTGCAGGCCACCGCCAGAAAGGGAACCCGCTCCCGGATCGTCACCCATCTCACCCCCGGGGCCGGGGTGGTGACCACCAGGGGTGAGGTGCATTATGTGGTGACCGAGTTCGGGGTTGCCTATCTCCATGGAAAAAGCGTCCATGAAAGGGCGCTCGCCCTGATCAGTATCGCCCATCCGAAATTCAGGGAAGAGCTGTTAAAAGATGCGATCAAGGCCCGCTATCTGCGCCAGGAAATGACTGAAGTGGAAGGACGGTTCGTGGTCGCCTCCCAGGAGATGGAAACCACCATGCTGCTCGACGACGGGACCCAGGTGAGTTTCAGGCCGGTGCATCCCACCGACGAACACTCGATGCGCGACCTGCATTATACCCTTTCCCAGGAAACGGTCTATTACCGGTTTATGACCCACAAGACCAAATTCAGTCATCAGCAGGTGCAGAATTTTGTCTATATCGACCACCGTCAGGATGTGGCGATCGTCGGCACCGTGCCCGAGGCCCACGGGGAGGATATTGTCGCCGTCGGCCGCTATTATCTCGATCCGAAATCGAACCGGGCCGAGGTGGCCTTTGTCATCCGCGACGACTGGCAGAATCACGGGATCGGCACCTTTCTCTTCAAGCATCTGGTGGCTCTCGCCAAGAGAAGCGGAATTGCCGGGTTCACCGCCGAGGTGTTAAAGGAGAACCGGCGGATGCAGAATATTTTCAACCATTGCGGATTCCGGGTGAAAAGCGCTCTGGAGGAAGATGTCTACAGTTTTCAGATCGATTTCTAGTGTGCTGCAGACAGGAGGAGAGGGGATAGAAAGCCGGCAGAGTTACCAGCTCAACTTTCTGACATGCGTTAAGATATTGGTTTGCTGTCATAAAATAGTTCCGAGCCATGGCTGCATTCCATGATTAAAATTCAGAAGCCAGAAGTCAGGAGCCGGAATGACTGATTTTTTTCACCCTACGGGTATAAGTTTCGTACGAGCAGGCCAGCTGCTCAACTCAGCTTTATCGGGAGATTAACCTAACTCAGAAAGTTGAGTTACCAGTTAGAGGATGGTCATGCGGACTCGGGGAATAGATTTAATTCCGGGTAAAGTTTCCTGGCGCAGCCGGGGCAGATGCTGTGAGTGAATTTCGCCTCGGTTCGATCCATGATATATTTTTCGACCGGGATCCATTTGTTTTCCTCACGGATGTCCTTGCACGAGGAACAGATTGAGACGAAGCCGCTGATGGCGGAGGTTTCGGCAATGATATGCTGCAGTTTTAAGATGAGCGCCTCTTTTTCCTCTTCAGCCGATTTTTTATCGGTAATGTCCTGCAGGGTTTCAATGACCCCGACTAATTCTCCCGAACTGTTGCGGATCGGGGCAGCATCGAAAATGATATATCTCCGCTGGTCCCCGAGCTCCTGATACCAGCCCTCGGCGTGCAATCCGTCCGGGATCAGAACTGATTTTCTGAATCGCGTATAGAGCCCAGGCAGGTTGTCATACCGGCCGCTGAGGACAATGTCGGCGAGGCAGGGGCGTTTTGACTCATAAAACGGCCGCCAGTGATTGTCGGTACCGATCACGGCGGAAGCTTTCAGGCCGGTTAATATCTCGCAGGGTCTGTTCCAGTACATCACCCGGTGTTCGGGATTGATCACAAAAGTTGCCACCGCCGAATTGTCAAGCAGGTCTGCAAAGATGGTAGTGTTTGTTCCGGTGGTCATGAAGAAAATCCCTGCTGAAAATATGCTGAAAAAACGGCTCCTGAGGAAAATGCTAGCACAGATGGATCCGAGGACTATATATTTTTTTTAGCATACTTGGTTTCCCCGGAAACAAAACATTTCACCAGTGATGGGGATGATTGCAGGTGACCATGCAGGTGCCCGGGAGTGCCAGGCAGGGTGTAGTTTTGTAAAAAGTTGTTGTTTTTCCGGGAATTTCGGATATAACAGAGGCCCACTTTGTGGAGCCGCTCTTTGTCGTCTGATACTTTTCCCCTTCGGGTATAAGTCTCGATGTCTCGTAAACTCGCTTATCGGTACGAGCAGGCGAGCTGCGCAACTTAATCTTTACGAAACAAACGTGCCGCACAGGCCCCGATAACAGGGAGTGCGGCTTTTTATTTATTGAGGTACGACCATGATCACTGCAACGAATATCGCTCTTTCCTACGGCAAGAGAGTCATCTTCCAGGACGTCAACATCAAGTTCACCCCGGGCAACTGCTACGGGCTGATCGGGGCGAACGGCGCCGGGAAATCCACCTTTCTGAAAATCCTCGCCGGCAAGCTCGAGGCCGATCGGGGTGAGGTCTCCAAAGGATCAAAAGAGCGGATCGCGATGCTGAGCCAGGACCAGTTCGCCTTCGATGAACACACCGTTTTCGATACCGTGATCATGGGCCACAAGAAACTCTACAAGGTGATGGCCGAGCGCGAGGCGCTTTACGCCAAGGCCGATTTTACCGAGGAAGACGGCATCCGTTCCGGAGAGCTTGAGGTGAAATTCGGGGAGATGAACGGCTATGAAGCCGAGGCCGAGGCGGCGGTGTTGCTGAGCGGGCTCGGAATCCCGGAAGAGATGCATCAGAAAAGAATGAAGGATCTCGACGGCAGCGACAAGGTGCGGGTGCTCCTGGCCCAGGCCCTGTTCGGCAACCCGGACATCCTGCTCCTGGACGAGCCGACCAACCAGTTGGATCTGAAGACCATCAACTGGCTGGAGGCCTTTCTGTCACGGTTCAACAATACCGTGATCATCGTCTCCCATGACCGCCATTTCTTAAACCAGGTCTGCACCCATATGGCCGATATCGATTACGGCAAGATCCAGGTTTACGTGGGCAACTACGACTTCTGGTATGAAGCAAGCCAGCTTCGTTTCCACCAGAAGGAGGCCGAGGGCAAAAAGGCCCAGGCCAGGGCCGAGGAACTCAAGGAATTCATCCGCCGTTTCAGTTCCAACGCCTCCAAGGCCAAGCAGGCCACCTCGCGCAAGAAACTCCTGGAAAAACTCACCCTCGAAGACATGCCGGTTTCCTCCCGGAAATACCCGTACATCGTCTTCCAGCCGGAACGCCCCTGCGGCGACGTGATCCTCGAGATCAAGGATCTCGGCAAGGAGATCGACGGGGTGACGATGTTCAAAGACCTTTCCCTCACCGTCAACAAAGGTGACAAGATCGCCGTGGTCGGGCCGAACAGCCTCGCGAAAACCACCCTCTTCCAGATCCTCGCCGGGGAGTTGAAACCCGATACCGGCACTTTCCGCTGGGGGGTGACGATCAAGAACTCCTATTTTCCGAAGGAGAACAGCGACTATTTCAATAACGGCGATCTCGATCTGGTCGGCTGGCTGCGCCAGTTCACGCCGCCCAAGGAGCACGAGAGTTTTGTCCGCGGGTTTCTGGGCAAGATGCTCTTTTCCGGGGAAGAGGCGCTGAAGAAAACCTCGGTCCTCTCCGGGGGCGAGCGGGTGCGCTGCATGCTCTCGAAGATGATGCTCTCCGGCGCGAACGCACTCATCCTCGACGAACCGACCAACCATCTCGACCTCGAGTCGATCACCTCTTTAAACAACGGCCTCGCCGATTTCTCCGAGGTGATTCTGTTCGCCTCCCACGACCACCAGCTGGTCTCCACCGTGGCCAACCGGATTGTCGAGATCACTCCGGAAGGGATCACCGACGTGATGATGGATTTCGACGATTACCTCGCGATGAAGGAAGCGGGCCAGTCGGGCGGCGACTATCTGGGCAGCCAGGCCGCGTAGGGAGAGTTTGCTCCGGAAGAAATCTTAACGACTAAAACTCAGTCTGATATAAAATGACAATATAATCTACAGGCTTGAGTGGTTGTTTCTGGTTGCACAGCTTGAATTGACGAGGCGAGATACTCAAGAGCTATGTTGACTTCGAGAAGGCGGGGTGGATTCAACAAAAGTCAAAAGCCGCTTGACCCCTTGCCGACCCCTTGCCTGACCCCTTGCCTCGCATGACCCCTTGCACCCCCTCGCCCACACCAGAATTTCGGGGCTTTTGTCTTCCTCATTTACTGATTTTCCCGCCTTCGATACTTCCTTTTTATCCCGACAGCAGCCTCGGTTCTCTGCAAGTCCTCGCCCTGCTTGTGCTTCATCCATTTCTGGACAAATCAGGTGAAGCTATTCTCCGTTAATGTGGTACACTCATATATGTGTATTACCTCCATCCGTTACGGCTTTTCTCATTGTCGGAAAGAGGGGTGTTCTGCGGTTTCTGAAAGACGGAACACATTCCCTTTGACGTTTTAGGACACTTCACAAAGCTTCCACAGATATCATTTCTCAGACGCAGCGACACCCTGGACGGTAGAGCTTGGTCTGAGAAGCATTTCATCAGTAATCTCCACATCTGAAAATATTTTCGTCAAGGCACTGTCCTTTTTGTACGGGGCAGGGAAAAGAGTTCCGAACCTCAATGAGTTCCCGATCTATCGGGGACAGGAGCGAACACCATGACCAAAGAACGAAAAAGCAACAGGGAAGGAAAGAAGAAACCGGCCATGACCTCGAAAGAAAAGAAGGCCGCAAAGAGATCCGGAAAGGCGACCAAAACTTTTCTGGATAGTGAAAAAATGCATTAATGGGTTCTGTAAGGAGAATATCATAGTCAATAAAGAGCTTCAAATTTCGACGCGCACCCGGAGTGCGCTGCATACCGACCAGGATACCGAACTGCTGCGTTCGGAATTGTTCAGCATTGAGCAGTTGAAACGGCATGCGGTAACCCTGGCCGGTCGGCATAGAATCGAACCTCATCCGGGAGCGGACAGGTTATTGCCGAGATTGACGGATAATGCCCGCGTTCTCCTGGCGGCCTATGAACTCGTTACCGCCGCTGCCACTCCGGGGCAGCGTATCGTCCCGGCCGAGGCCTGGCTTCTTGATAATTTTTATCTCATCGAGCAGCAGGTCAGTCTGGCGCGTCATCATCTGCCGCGTGGCTACAGCCGGCAGTTGCCTCGCCTGACCGATGGTCCGTCGGCCGGTTTTCCTCGCATCTATGATTTAGCGTTGGAGTTGATTTCGCATATGGATGGCCGTGTCGACAGTGACAATGCCACTCAGTTCGTTGTCGCCTATCAGAACGCAGATCCCTTAAAACTCGGCGAATTGTGGGCCTTCCCGATCATGCTGCAGCTGGCCCTGCTGGAAAACCTCCGCCGCATCGCCCTGCGTATTGCCCAACGGCGCGAGGAGCTCGACGCAGCAACCATCTGGGCCGACCGCATGCTGGCAACGGCTGAAAAAGAACCCAAAAAACTCATTCAGTTGCTCGCCAGGTTTGCCGATGCCGATGTGCCTCTGACCGCTCCGTTTGTGGAAGAATTTTATGCAAGATTACAGGCCCAGGGCCCAGCCATGGCGTTCGTGCAAACCTGGGTCGAACAGAAGCTCCTCGAACAAGGGGTCACGGCTACCCAGTTGTCGGCGGCCGCCGGTCGAACCGCTGCGGCCAACCAGATTTCTCTTGCCAACAGTATCGGCAGTCTGCGTTTTATCGGCGCCATGGACTGGCGCGAGTATGTCGAGTCGCTCAGTGTCGTCGAGCAGACTTTGCGAGAAGATCCGGCGGGAATGCATGCAGCCCAGGATTTCGATACTCGAGATCGTTACCGGCATGTCATCGAAGATCTGGCACGAGGCAGTGCATACAGTGAATTAGGGGTTGCCCGCCAGGCCGTTTCTCTGGCGCAAAGTTCGGTTAAGAGTTCCGATACCGATAATCGTGGCGCCCATGTCGGCTATTACCTGATCGATCAGGGGCGGCTGACTCTGGAGCGGACGGTTGACTACCGTTTGCCGTGGAAATTAAGATTCGACCGAATGTGCCGCCGGTGCCTGCTGCCCCTTTATCTCGGACCCATTCTGGTACTCACTGTCCTTACGGCATCGACGGTTTTCTTCACTTTTGCCGGGTTTACCCCGAGTGACTGGCGTATCTGGTTTTTTGCCATTACCGGCGCCATCAGTGCCTCAGCGCTGGCCGTGCCGCTGGTGAACATGTTGGTCACCCTCGTTCTGCCGCCCCGTGCTTTGCCACGACTGGATTTTTCCAAAGCAATTCCAAACGGGCACCGCACCATGGTGATCGTCCCGACCCTGCTTGGCCGGGCGCAGGAGATTGATGATCTTCTGGAAGCACTCGAAATCCGCTATCTGGGGAATCGGGATGCCAATCTGTTCTTTGCCCTGGTGACGGATTTTCGTGATGCGCCGGAGCAAAGCCTGCCCGACGATGACGCCTTGCTCGCCCGGGCGAGTGCAGGGATTTCAGCCCTTAACGAGACCTACCGCGACGACCGGCCGTGCATCTTCTATCTGTTTCACCGACCCCGCGAGTGGAATCCTTGCGAACGGGTGTGGATGGGATATGAACGAAAACGCGGCAAACTTGAGCAGTTTAACGCCCTGCTTCGTGGAGGGGCGCAGGCAGCCTTTTCGAAGATCGTCGGTGATCCCTCACTCTTTCCTTCGATCCAATACGTCATCACTCTCGATACCGACACCCAGCTTCCCCGTGATGCGGCACGCACCTTGATCGGCAACATGGCCCATCCGCTAAACCGTCCGATCTACGATGTTGACCAGAAACGGATTGTCCGGGGTTACGCGATCCTGCAACCGCGGGCCTCGATCAGCCTGACCAGTGCCGGGCAATCACGATTCAGCAAACTCTACGCCGGGGAGTCTGGGATTGATCCTTATACCCGGGAGATTTCGGATGTCTACCAGGATATTTTCGGCGAAGGCTCATTCATCGGCAAGGGTATCTACGATGTGGATGCCTTCCGGCAGGCTGTAGATGGTCGCTTTCCGGAAAATCTGATTCTCAGTCACGATCTGCTTGAAAGCGGGTATGCACGTTCTGCCCTGGTGACCGATGTCGATCTCATAGAGGAGCATCCGGCCAGTTACGCCATGGAGGCGAGCCGCAGGCATCGGTGGATACGTGGTGACTGGCAGCTTGCCGGCTGGCTGCTGCCCTCTGTTACCGGCCCGCCTTCTCGAGTAAATGAAGCATCTGACTCAAATGCCTCGCAGGCAAAGCGGCAGCGAAACCCGCTCACCGCCTTATCTGTGTGGAAGATTTTCGACAACCTGCGCCGCAGTCTTGTGCCGCCGATGCTCTTGGCGTTGCTTGCAGGCGGTTGGTTGATTGGTCCGGGACCGGCATGGTTCTGGACCCTGCTGATCACGGCGGTGATGTTTCTTCCCGCGCTACTGGCAGCCGCAATCGGATTCATTCGCAAGCCTGAGTTGCATGCCTGGGCAGTGCATCTGCTCATGACAAGTAAATCTGCGGGCCGACCGATTGTCCTCGCCTTTCTGACCCTGGTCCTGTTGCCCTATGATGCCTTTATCTGCCTGGATGCGATTCTGCGCTCAGGGCTCCGGATGCTGTTTACGCGACGCGGTCTGTTGCTTTGGCAATTGCCGTCCTATGCGCGTCGTAACGCCTGTCGGACATTGAGCGATTTTTTTATGGAGATGTGGGTCGCACCTTTTCTCGCGGTGATGCTTGGCTTGTCTTTGCTTTTCCTCATGGGGAGCAGCCGAGCAACGGAGTTGATCTTCTGCGCGCCCATCGTGTTTCTCTGGTTCGCGTCACCGGTTTTCGGCTGGTGGATAAGTAAGCCCCTTTTACCGCCGACAACTGAGCTGACCGTCGATCAACAGTCGTTTCTACGTGGCTCCGCCCGCCGCACCTGGCGCTTCTTCGCGGAGCTGGTCGGCCCGGAAGACAACTGGCTGCCGCCCGATAATTTTCAGATCCATCCCGAGCCGCTCATCGCCTCGCGAACCTCGCCCACGAATATCGGCATGGCATTGCTGGCGAATTTGGCCGCCTATGACTTCGGCTACATCTCTGCCGGAGAATTCCTGCAGCTGACCGAAAACACCCTGACCACCATGGAAGAGATGGAGCGCTACCGCGGCCATTTTTACAACTGGTATGATACCCGCACCCTTGAACCGTTGCGGCCGCAATATATTTCTTCGGTTGACAGCGGTAACCTGGCCGGCAGCCTGCTCACCCTGCAGGCGGGCCTGGCCGAGTTGAAGAACCAGCCGATTCTCACTGAAAACGCCTTTCAGGGGTTGCGGGACACCTTGCGGGTGCTGGCCGAGCAGCTGCCCCTGGAGGCAGCCCCGGACCTTACCCGGCAAATAAAATTTCTGCAGGACACTCTTCACTCCCGCACCCTGAACCGGCAGCCTCTGACCCTGGCTGCTGCCGCTACCCAGCTGACCGAGATGCATCAGGCCGGCAAGGGACTCATGGCATGGTTGCCGGCGGATATTGAGGTTGATGGCGAACTCTATTACTGGGCTCAGGAATTCGACCGGCAATCCCGTGCCCTGCAGGAGGATCTGGGTTTTCTGGTGCCCGAGCCGAAACATTTCGACACTATTCCGACCCTTGGAGAACTTGCGAACCCCTCCCCTGTAACAAGTTCGGCGGGTGGAGCGGGGGCACGGAGCAACGAGGCTGCAGCACGGCTCCGGGTTATCGATGGTCTGGCGGAGCGGTGCCGGAAACTGGCAATAATGGATTTTGAATTTCTCTATGATACGTCGCGTGGTTTGCTGAACATTGGCTACGATGTCGGAGAGCGGCGTCGCGACCCCTCTTGTTATGACCTTTTGGCCTCGGAGGCGCGCTTGGCAAGTTTCCTGCTGATCGCCCAGGGACAGGTGCCGCAGAAGCACTGGTTTTTACTTGGTCGCTTATTGACAAGTCAGGGCGGTAATGTGAGTTTGATTTCATGGAGCGGCTCGATGTTTGAGTATCTCATGCCCCAATTGATCATGCCGAGTTACGAGAACACCTTGCTCGACCAGACCTGCAAGGCCGCCGTAGCCCGCCAGATCGAATACGGCAGGCAGCGCGCCGTGCCCTGGGGGATTTCCGAATCCTGCTATAATGCCACAGACATCCAGCAGGTGTATCAATATCGGGCCTTCGGGGTGCCGGGGCTGGGCTTCAAACGAGGCCTGGGAGACGACCTGGTCATTGCCCCCTACGCCAGCGCCATGGCCCTGATGGTGGCGCCGGTCGAAGCGTGTCGCAATTTACAAACCCTGGCCGCCAAAGGATTCCTCGGCGGGCATGGTTTCTACGAGGCAATCGATTACACGCCCTCACGACTGCCACCCGGCAAAAATCACTCTGTCGTTCGCACGTTCATGGCGCATCATCAAGGCATGAGCCTGTTGGCCTATGCCTATGTGTTACTCAACCAGCCCATGCAGCGCCGCTTCATGTCCGACCCTCTGGCCCGGGCGACGGAATTGCTGCTGCAGGAGCGGGTGCCGAAAAAAGGAGCGCCACTGCACCCGCACGCTGCCGAAGTGAGCGCCGCCGCGCACCCGCCGGCAACGGATGCGGGTTCGATCATGCGCGTCTTCAATAACCCGGATACACCGTCACCCGAAGTTCACCTGTTATCCAACGGCAGATATCATGTCATGGCGACAAACAGCGGTGGGGGTTACAGCCGCTGGCGCGACTTGTCGGTCACCCGCTGGCGCGAGGATACTACGGTTGACGGGCTGGGCTCTTTCATTTACCTGCGTGACCGCGACACGGGGCGCTATTGGTCGACAAGCCATCAGCCGACACTGCGTCAGGCGGATCATTACGAGGCGATCTTTGTGCAGGCGCGGGCCGAATACCGGAGGCGTGATGATGCCATCGAAGCCCATACCGAGATCAGCGTTTCACCTGAAGACGATGTCGAGATTCGCCGGGTCAAGCTCACCAATCTGTCATCCCGTATCCGCCATATCGAGGT
Coding sequences within:
- a CDS encoding acetate--CoA ligase family protein, which translates into the protein MLETLFCPKTVAVIGASRTPGKVGHDIVQNLVAGGFSGKILPVNPSAESVLGLPCLKSPGEYDGKIDLSIIAVPRALVLDAVKESIKAGAESVVVITAGFKETSPEGADLEKELAGLCRAKNVRLLGPNCLGLINTESRLNASFAGKMPRQGGISVVSQSGALSTAILDLAEGRHLGLAKMVSIGNKADLTEVDFLKVLAHDAQTKVIVGYLEDISSGDDFIKGAEEASVNKPVVILKSGTTKAGMKAASSHTGVLAGSETAYGAAFKRSGVVRADTFEALFDYATAFVMQPLPKGNRVLIITNAGGPGTMAADAVEKAGLRVAELDRNTHTSLREKLPGAASFGNPVDVLGDADPERYVAALIAAQDDPEVDAIIIILTPQAMTRAADTARAIAENLKGDKPVLVSFMGGHAVMPGREELAEAGLPDYESPERAVNALKAMYEYASWQNRPPRIVTRFRVNRRRVERIISRRLRTGRLQIGEVKGKNILQAYGFQIPDGHLATSAEEAVEIAGRIGYPVALKIVSPDIVHKSDMGGVRLNVANPGGVRDYFDLMMIRIGQRAPDAWIEGVYVEKMLDPGLEVIIGMSRDAQFGPMLMFGLGGIFVEVMKDVTFHLAPITEDEAVQMLKATRSYEMLEGRRGHKGVDLKAIANGLQRISQLTTDFPQIAELDINPFIVGEVGSDPWVADVRLTLQQVKGGKP
- a CDS encoding PAS domain-containing protein encodes the protein MTTGTNTTIFADLLDNSAVATFVINPEHRVMYWNRPCEILTGLKASAVIGTDNHWRPFYESKRPCLADIVLSGRYDNLPGLYTRFRKSVLIPDGLHAEGWYQELGDQRRYIIFDAAPIRNSSGELVGVIETLQDITDKKSAEEEKEALILKLQHIIAETSAISGFVSICSSCKDIREENKWIPVEKYIMDRTEAKFTHSICPGCARKLYPELNLFPESA
- a CDS encoding ATP-binding cassette domain-containing protein, with protein sequence MITATNIALSYGKRVIFQDVNIKFTPGNCYGLIGANGAGKSTFLKILAGKLEADRGEVSKGSKERIAMLSQDQFAFDEHTVFDTVIMGHKKLYKVMAEREALYAKADFTEEDGIRSGELEVKFGEMNGYEAEAEAAVLLSGLGIPEEMHQKRMKDLDGSDKVRVLLAQALFGNPDILLLDEPTNQLDLKTINWLEAFLSRFNNTVIIVSHDRHFLNQVCTHMADIDYGKIQVYVGNYDFWYEASQLRFHQKEAEGKKAQARAEELKEFIRRFSSNASKAKQATSRKKLLEKLTLEDMPVSSRKYPYIVFQPERPCGDVILEIKDLGKEIDGVTMFKDLSLTVNKGDKIAVVGPNSLAKTTLFQILAGELKPDTGTFRWGVTIKNSYFPKENSDYFNNGDLDLVGWLRQFTPPKEHESFVRGFLGKMLFSGEEALKKTSVLSGGERVRCMLSKMMLSGANALILDEPTNHLDLESITSLNNGLADFSEVILFASHDHQLVSTVANRIVEITPEGITDVMMDFDDYLAMKEAGQSGGDYLGSQAA
- a CDS encoding GNAT family N-acetyltransferase, with product MKNNQPDWQEKYRDMIATPLNAVKKIKPGQRVFIGTGCAEPVELVRALTARANELADVEIIQLLAKGEAPYADRKLADSFNVNSFFIGTAIRGHIQEGLGDYTPILLSDIPRIFSSGRLPLDVVLIHVTPPDVHGKVSLGVSVDIVKSAAENGSLVIAQVNPQMPRTMGDSTIDIYDIDILVPVDCPILERGQSDSTEETSRIGEYIAALVEDGSTVEFGIGRIPHAVADFLQDKKDLGIHTELLTDSIMKLIKCGAVNGSRKTTDRGKVVASFSMGSKKLYDFIDNNPIFCFRPTEYVNDTHVISRQHKMVAINTALEIDLTGQVCADSLGEKFYSGIGGQVDFNRGASRSKNGKAIIALQATARKGTRSRIVTHLTPGAGVVTTRGEVHYVVTEFGVAYLHGKSVHERALALISIAHPKFREELLKDAIKARYLRQEMTEVEGRFVVASQEMETTMLLDDGTQVSFRPVHPTDEHSMRDLHYTLSQETVYYRFMTHKTKFSHQQVQNFVYIDHRQDVAIVGTVPEAHGEDIVAVGRYYLDPKSNRAEVAFVIRDDWQNHGIGTFLFKHLVALAKRSGIAGFTAEVLKENRRMQNIFNHCGFRVKSALEEDVYSFQIDF